A window of Pan paniscus chromosome 10, NHGRI_mPanPan1-v2.0_pri, whole genome shotgun sequence contains these coding sequences:
- the AQP6 gene encoding aquaporin-6 isoform X2, producing the protein MDAVEPGGRGWASMLACRLWKAISRALFAEFLATGLYVFFGVGSVMRWPTALPSVLQIAIAFNLVTAMAVQVTWKASGAHANPAVTLAFLVGSHISLPRAVAYVAAQLVGATVGAALLYGVMPGDIRETLGINVVRNSVSTGQAVAVELLLTLQLVLCVFASTDSRQTSGSPATMIGISVALGHLIGIHFTGCSMNPARSFGPAVIIGKFTVHWQEQMMLCWEPGRSRPDWLAGSPSPLPTPHCSSSTYYLQASSE; encoded by the exons ATGGATGCAGTGGAGCCAGGGGGACGTGGCTGGGCCAGCATGTTGGCGTGCAGGCTTTGGAAAGCCATCAGCAGGGCGCTGTTTGCAGAGTTCCTGGCCACGGGGCTGTATGTGTTCTTTGGCGTGGGCTCAGTCATGCGCTGGCCCACAGCACTTCCCTCCGTGCTACAGATTGCCATCGCCTTCAACCTGGTCACCGCCATGGCTGTGCAGGTCACCTGGAAGGCCAGCGGGGCCCACGCCAACCCCGCCGTGACGCTGGCCTTCCTCGTAGGCTCCCACATCTCTCTGCCCCGTGCTGTGGCCTATGTGGCTGCCCAGCTGGTGGGGGCCACAGTGGGGGCTGCTCTGCTTTATGGGGTCATGCCGGGAGACATCCGAGAGACCCTTGGTATCAACGTG GTCCGGAACAGTGTCTCAACTGGCCAGGCGGTGGCAGTGGAGCTGCTTCTGACCCTGCAGCTGGTGCTCTGTGTCTTCGCTTCCACCGACAGCCGTCAGACATCAGGCTCCCCGGCCACCATGATTGGGATCTCTGTGGCACTGGGCCACCTCATTGGG ATCCACTTCACTGGCTGCTCCATGAATCCAGCCCGCTCCTTCGGCCCTGCCGTCATCATTGGGAAGTTCACAGTCCACTGG CAGGAGCAGATGATGCTGTGCTGGGAGCCTGGGCGGTCGCGTCCCGATTGGCTGGCAGGAAGCCCCTCTCCGCTTCCCACCCCCCACTGTTCATCTTCAACCTACTACCTCCAG
- the AQP6 gene encoding aquaporin-6 isoform X1: MDAVEPGGRGWASMLACRLWKAISRALFAEFLATGLYVFFGVGSVMRWPTALPSVLQIAIAFNLVTAMAVQVTWKASGAHANPAVTLAFLVGSHISLPRAVAYVAAQLVGATVGAALLYGVMPGDIRETLGINVVRNSVSTGQAVAVELLLTLQLVLCVFASTDSRQTSGSPATMIGISVALGHLIGIHFTGCSMNPARSFGPAVIIGKFTVHWVFWVGPLMGALLASLIYNFVLFPDTKTLAQRLAILTGTVEVGTGAGAGAGAEPPKKESQLGSGAVEMESV; this comes from the exons ATGGATGCAGTGGAGCCAGGGGGACGTGGCTGGGCCAGCATGTTGGCGTGCAGGCTTTGGAAAGCCATCAGCAGGGCGCTGTTTGCAGAGTTCCTGGCCACGGGGCTGTATGTGTTCTTTGGCGTGGGCTCAGTCATGCGCTGGCCCACAGCACTTCCCTCCGTGCTACAGATTGCCATCGCCTTCAACCTGGTCACCGCCATGGCTGTGCAGGTCACCTGGAAGGCCAGCGGGGCCCACGCCAACCCCGCCGTGACGCTGGCCTTCCTCGTAGGCTCCCACATCTCTCTGCCCCGTGCTGTGGCCTATGTGGCTGCCCAGCTGGTGGGGGCCACAGTGGGGGCTGCTCTGCTTTATGGGGTCATGCCGGGAGACATCCGAGAGACCCTTGGTATCAACGTG GTCCGGAACAGTGTCTCAACTGGCCAGGCGGTGGCAGTGGAGCTGCTTCTGACCCTGCAGCTGGTGCTCTGTGTCTTCGCTTCCACCGACAGCCGTCAGACATCAGGCTCCCCGGCCACCATGATTGGGATCTCTGTGGCACTGGGCCACCTCATTGGG ATCCACTTCACTGGCTGCTCCATGAATCCAGCCCGCTCCTTCGGCCCTGCCGTCATCATTGGGAAGTTCACAGTCCACTGG GTCTTCTGGGTGGGGCCCCTGATGGGAGCCCTCCTGGCCTCACTGATCTACAACTTCGTCCTGTTCCCCGACACCAAGACCCTGGCGCAGCGGCTGGCTATCCTCACAGGCACCGTAGAGGTGGggacaggggcaggggcaggggcaggggcggaGCCCCCGAAGAAGGAATCCCAGCTGGGTTCGGGAGCTGTGGAGATGGAGAGTGTGTGA